Within the Actinomycetota bacterium genome, the region CACGGCGATCGAGGAGCGCCTCACCGACGAGCGTGGCCTGGTGTATCGCTACGAACAGGCAGCCGATGACGGCCAGGAGGGACGGGAGGGCACGTTCCTGCTGTGCACGTTCTGGTTGGCGCACTGCCACGCGCTCGCGGGAGACGTCGCCCGCGCCCGAGACGTCTTCGAGCGGGCGATCGCGCCCCGCAACGATCTCGGGCTGCTCGCAGAGCAGGTCGATCCGACGTCGGGGGAACTGCTCGGCAACTTCCCGCAGGCCTTCAGCCACGTTGGCCTCGTCAACGCCGCGTGGGCGATCACCCGCGCCGAGCGTGGGACACGCCCGTAGCCCGGCGTCGACGCGCCCGGTCACTGGCGGCGCGCATCCATGCCGGCTCGCACCAGCGCCGCCGCGAGTCCCGCCGCCAGCTCCGTGCGGTTGCGCATCCTGAGCCGAGACAGGATCCGGCTGAGGTAGTTGCGGACCGTGTGCGGCGAGATGTTGAGTCGGGCCGCGATCTCGCTGTTGGTCGCTCCGGATACGACCAGGAGTGCCACGTCGCGCTGTTGTGGGGTCAGCTCCGCGAACAGATCATCAGGATCGCGGCTGCCGTGGGTCTCCAGGATGTGCGTGGCCTGCTCGACCAGTTCCCTGTCCTCCACCCGTAGCGTCGCGACCAGCCGTTCCCGACGGACGATGCCCGCCGCGCCGACGAGCACCGCCTGGACGAAGGCTTCCTCCTCGCTGGTGGTGGCGACCACCAGGCATCGGATCCGCGGACGGGCGTCCAGCATCCGTCGACACAGGTCGATGGCCTCCTCCGAGGTCGCCATCCGTACGACCACCGCATCCGGGTCCGTGGACAGGATCTGCACGAGACCCTCGTGAGCGGGGGCCGCCGCTCCCGCGAGAGCGAGCCCCGTGGCTCGCTCAACCTCCCCGACGAGATCGTCGCGCTGTTGTTGATCGGCGTCGGCGATGAAAACACGGATGTCGGACATCAGCGTCCGCTCCCTCCATCGGACCGCGGCATCGACGGTCCGACCCTACGTCAGGCCGTCGCGCCTGTGACGGGTCGTCGGGGCGGTGCGGTACATCCGTCCCCCGACGTTCGGCATGCTGCGCGCCCCGATGCGCCGGCAGACTCCACAGCGAACGCAGAGGAGGCGGCGTGCAGCGAGACCAAGCCGAGTCCGACGTCTCCTCTCCAGGCTCGGGCGCTACCGTCCCCGCCGCGACGCAACTCGAAGAGTTGTACGCCGCGTGCTGCCTGTACGCCGGTGGCGATCGGGCCGGGGAGTCGCTGCTTCGAAGCGTCCTGCCGTCTCTCGTCGCGTGCCCTGCGGGCACGGAACCGACCACGTTGCACCGCCTGACCTACCAGGCGGCGGTCGATCTCGACCGGATGCTTCCCGACGAGCCGACGCCGGCTTCGAACCTGCACCGTGCGATGGCCAGGTTGGCACTGCCCGCTCGTGCCGCCGTGTACCTCGTCGATGCGGTTGGGATGCGCTACGCGCAGGTCGCCGTCGTGCTCGGCATCGATGCCGAGAACGTGTCCAACGTCGTGGCATCCGGCCGCCGGCAGCTGCGATCCCTTCTGTCCACCGGCTCCTCATGACGCGTGCCGCACCCGTCGACCAGTCGAGGGCACTTGGTCTGGCAGAGGCCACGACAACGAGCACCGAACACTCGTCACGCCAGCGCCCGCTGACGGGCGTCAAGCCGTCCGTGTCCGGTCCGCGACGAGTTCCTCGGACGTCGCCTTCGCCACCGTGACGTACACCGCTCCGAGAACGACGCCGAACATCAGGTGCCCGACGAGGCTCATCAGCGACGTCTCGTTGATCTGGAACGGGGGCATACCCATCCGCAGCGGCATGATCAGCAGTGGGCCGAGCACCCACCAGATCGCCCCGTAGACGACTCCGAGACCAAGCCCCGAACCCCAGCCCGAGACGCCGCGGGCGAGTGTGAGCCCGAAGCCCGCGCCGATGATCGCGGAGATGATCAGGTGGACGGTCCATCCCAGGCCGGCACCGTCGCCGCCGACGAGTCCGGCGATCATCCCGATCATGTCTTGCATGTGCATCATCGCGCCGAAGACGACGCCGGCGACGACGCCGGCGACGACGCTCGTTCCGATCCTCTGCGTGGCCATGTGGTGCATCCTCCCCTCTCGAGGTCCCGGCCGGACCCTCGAGAGGGGTAACCCGACGCGTCGCCACGTCATTCACTGTCGTGGCTCGTGCGACTTCCTGCGTTCGTCGATCGGCATCCGGGAACGGAAGGGGGGCGGCGGGGGGCCTTCGAGGGCCGGCGGCGGCGATGGTCGCGGCCCACCCACTGCGCGTCAGTTCTGAGCGTGCCAGCCGGCCAGGTCGGTCACTCGCAGCACGATCACCTGGTCGATCGCGTCCGGATCGCGGTACGCCTGGTACTTGGCGGCCAGGGCGGCGACCGCATCGGGCGTACGTTCCGGCGCGATCACCGACGCCCGGCAGTGTGCACGGACCCACCAGAGCGACGTCCAGTCGTCGCTGTAGTGATCGGCGAGCAGCACGCAGCGAGGATCAGCTTCGATGTTGCGGACCCGTTGCAGAGCGGCGTGGGCCTTCGCTTTGACGCGGTCGACTGGCGTGACGAGGTCCTCTCCTCGCTCGGCGAAGACGACCGGCACCGCGTCGACGCCACGCTGCTTATGGACTGTGCCCAGCACGGCCGACCTGGCCGAGTTGAGCAGATCCCAGCACTCCTGCTCGTTCATGGCGCTCGACTCGCCAGAAGCGAGATCAGCACAGCGACCTACCGCGGGACCTCTCCCTCCCCCAAGAAGTCCTTGAACTTCTGCTTGATCTGTTCGAGCATGTCGGTTGCGATGATGGATCCGTCGGGGTCGGCGGTGTCTCCGGTGGGGATGTCGAACTGCAGTTCCTCGGCGTACGGGGCATCGCGTCCCATCACGAACGCGGCGGCGGTGTCGCCGTAGAGGTCCCGCGCCTCCTCGATGGTGCGGCGACCTTCCATGATCTCGACCGCCAAGTTGAGCGTCAGCATGTTGAACGGCTCGTGGTCGCAACGAGAGCCGATCTGC harbors:
- a CDS encoding response regulator transcription factor, which encodes MSDIRVFIADADQQQRDDLVGEVERATGLALAGAAAPAHEGLVQILSTDPDAVVVRMATSEEAIDLCRRMLDARPRIRCLVVATTSEEEAFVQAVLVGAAGIVRRERLVATLRVEDRELVEQATHILETHGSRDPDDLFAELTPQQRDVALLVVSGATNSEIAARLNISPHTVRNYLSRILSRLRMRNRTELAAGLAAALVRAGMDARRQ
- a CDS encoding pyridoxamine 5'-phosphate oxidase family protein → MNEQECWDLLNSARSAVLGTVHKQRGVDAVPVVFAERGEDLVTPVDRVKAKAHAALQRVRNIEADPRCVLLADHYSDDWTSLWWVRAHCRASVIAPERTPDAVAALAAKYQAYRDPDAIDQVIVLRVTDLAGWHAQN